From Woronichinia naegeliana WA131, the proteins below share one genomic window:
- a CDS encoding DUF29 domain-containing protein yields MDVLFRCASTDSEHYHIVDCYKKARLDAATETKLPLKTFPLECPFTEEQILTAGWFPNP; encoded by the coding sequence TTGGATGTCTTATTTAGATGTGCTTCCACAGATTCAGAACACTACCATATCGTTGACTGTTATAAAAAAGCAAGACTAGATGCAGCGACAGAAACGAAACTCCCCTTAAAAACTTTTCCCTTAGAATGTCCCTTTACCGAGGAGCAAATCTTAACAGCCGGTTGGTTCCCCAATCCCTAA
- the murB gene encoding UDP-N-acetylmuramate dehydrogenase, with amino-acid sequence MLATASRSHTLLTSPIEVGNTLIHPQTSLADYTTYRVGGLAEWYTAPRDRAGLYAAFDWFQGQDMPLTVLGAGSNLLVSDQGISGLVVSTRYLRQSSFNEATGQITVAAGEPIAKTAWQAAKRGWKGLEWAVGIPGTIGGAVVMNAGAHDQSTSQTLVSATVLSVDGQLQVLSNKDLGFSYRTSRLQGDRCLVVEATFQLQPGFTREEIMAQTTHNLHQRKNSQPYDKPSCGSVFRNPTPQYAAKLIEGLGLKGHRIGGAEVSQRHANFILNAGNAKAQDIFNLIFHVQSTVYANCSLLLEPEVKILGEFKS; translated from the coding sequence ATGCTTGCCACTGCATCTCGCTCCCATACTTTGTTAACTTCTCCGATTGAAGTAGGAAATACACTCATTCATCCCCAAACGTCCCTCGCTGATTATACGACCTATCGGGTCGGCGGCTTGGCAGAATGGTACACTGCTCCCCGCGATCGCGCCGGTCTTTATGCTGCCTTTGATTGGTTTCAAGGTCAGGATATGCCTTTAACGGTATTGGGGGCTGGTTCTAATCTATTGGTCAGTGATCAGGGCATTTCAGGATTAGTCGTCAGTACTCGCTATCTCCGTCAGAGTTCTTTTAATGAAGCCACGGGACAAATTACCGTAGCGGCAGGAGAACCGATCGCAAAAACAGCTTGGCAAGCGGCAAAACGAGGTTGGAAAGGCTTGGAGTGGGCGGTAGGTATTCCTGGCACGATTGGAGGAGCCGTTGTTATGAATGCGGGGGCCCATGATCAATCCACCTCCCAAACCCTGGTGAGTGCAACTGTCTTGTCTGTTGATGGGCAATTGCAAGTTTTGAGTAATAAAGATTTAGGCTTTAGTTATCGAACCTCTCGTCTCCAAGGTGATCGCTGTTTAGTGGTGGAAGCGACCTTCCAGTTGCAACCCGGCTTTACCAGGGAAGAGATTATGGCCCAAACAACCCACAATCTCCATCAACGCAAAAATTCCCAACCCTACGATAAACCCAGTTGTGGTAGCGTCTTTCGCAATCCCACGCCCCAATATGCCGCCAAGTTAATTGAAGGTTTGGGTTTAAAAGGACATCGTATCGGTGGAGCAGAAGTTTCTCAACGTCATGCCAATTTTATTCTTAATGCTGGTAATGCCAAGGCTCAAGATATTTTTAATCTTATTTTCCATGTACAATCCACTGTTTATGCGAATTGCTCCTTGCTGTTAGAGCCAGAGGTTAAAATTCTGGGAGAATTCAAGTCCTAA
- a CDS encoding IS1 family transposase: protein MEPALHEVGKYNTQKIERKHLTLRTRIKRLARKTICFSKSIVMHDIVLGLFINRFEFGCLI from the coding sequence ATTGAGCCAGCATTGCATGAGGTGGGTAAGTATAATACTCAAAAAATCGAACGAAAGCACTTGACATTGAGAACTCGAATAAAGAGATTAGCGAGAAAAACGATTTGTTTCTCCAAATCTATTGTGATGCACGATATTGTCCTTGGATTATTTATCAATCGCTTTGAATTTGGATGTCTTATTTAG
- a CDS encoding IS1-like element transposase, whose protein sequence is MPEVKEKIAEMAMNGSGIRDTARVLRISPSTVISELKKRV, encoded by the coding sequence TTGCCAGAAGTAAAGGAAAAGATTGCCGAAATGGCAATGAATGGTAGTGGCATAAGGGATACAGCCCGTGTGCTGAGGATTAGTCCATCAACAGTGATTAGTGAACTAAAAAAAAGAGTCTAG
- a CDS encoding transposase, whose product MMAKLPETSETVIAMNFLVMNLSSLLRAC is encoded by the coding sequence GTGATGGCTAAACTTCCTGAAACCTCGGAAACGGTAATTGCGATGAACTTTTTGGTAATGAATCTTTCTAGTCTACTTCGGGCTTGCTGA
- a CDS encoding IS1634 family transposase, translated as MGLVEIIDEEVGTHPQEKLSVGTIVKAMILNCLGGINAPLYLLSEFFKGKALEHLLGEGIKAEDLNDDKLGRSLDKVFGVGVKNRFTKIVLKAAAIFGIEQKSKHLDSTSMSVQGKYKERIEDEEDEQTKAIKIKFGYSRDKRPDLKQFMLNMICSGDGGVPLFMQLGDGNESDKKVFPQIIKDCQERLNMEGLSVMDGAFYTAENVGMARSIQWLSRVPLKEATETLANISEDQWQQGEQDGYRWQVRASEYGGEQQRWLVVESAQRLQSDNKAISQKIEKADKVVKKEWQKLCGQNFACEADALTEAQLWPKTLTYHQLSQVEVQTIPYYAKGGRPKQGATPLGFHYRLTGQLSLDSSCLEAASKRAGRFILATNVLDSQVLSPDQMLAEYKAQQNTERGFRFLKDPFFFASALFLKNPQRIMALMMIMVVSLLVYTLAQRRLRQALALAHQTIPNQKGKPTAIPTLLWVFQSFLFIRWLEIDGIQTIVNLTSKHKHILSFLGSSCQNYYFVS; from the coding sequence ATGGGTTTAGTAGAAATTATCGATGAGGAAGTGGGAACTCATCCTCAAGAAAAGCTCAGTGTAGGTACAATAGTAAAAGCAATGATATTAAACTGCTTAGGAGGTATCAATGCTCCGTTATATTTGTTGAGTGAGTTTTTTAAAGGAAAAGCATTAGAACACCTATTAGGAGAAGGAATAAAAGCAGAAGATTTAAATGATGACAAGCTAGGAAGGTCATTGGATAAGGTATTTGGAGTGGGGGTAAAAAACCGGTTCACGAAAATAGTCCTAAAAGCGGCAGCAATCTTTGGAATAGAACAAAAGTCAAAGCATTTAGACTCAACCTCAATGTCTGTACAAGGGAAGTATAAGGAAAGGATAGAAGATGAGGAAGACGAGCAGACAAAAGCCATAAAAATAAAATTTGGTTATTCCAGAGATAAACGACCAGACCTAAAACAGTTTATGTTAAATATGATATGTAGTGGAGATGGTGGTGTCCCTCTCTTTATGCAATTAGGAGATGGCAATGAATCGGATAAAAAGGTGTTTCCCCAGATAATCAAAGACTGTCAAGAAAGGTTGAATATGGAAGGTTTATCGGTGATGGATGGAGCTTTTTATACGGCGGAAAATGTGGGCATGGCGAGGTCAATTCAATGGTTAAGTCGTGTCCCTCTGAAAGAAGCCACTGAGACTTTGGCAAATATATCAGAAGACCAATGGCAGCAGGGTGAACAGGACGGTTATCGTTGGCAAGTGAGGGCTTCGGAATATGGGGGTGAACAGCAACGATGGCTTGTGGTCGAAAGTGCTCAACGTCTCCAGTCCGATAATAAAGCTATAAGTCAAAAAATTGAGAAAGCCGATAAAGTTGTCAAAAAAGAATGGCAGAAACTTTGTGGACAGAATTTTGCTTGTGAGGCCGATGCTCTTACTGAGGCTCAACTCTGGCCAAAAACCTTGACTTATCATCAACTCAGTCAAGTTGAGGTTCAGACTATTCCTTACTATGCCAAGGGAGGAAGACCGAAACAAGGGGCTACCCCTCTCGGTTTTCATTACCGCTTAACTGGGCAATTAAGCCTTGATTCCTCTTGCTTGGAAGCCGCATCTAAACGGGCTGGACGTTTTATTTTAGCTACTAATGTTCTTGATTCTCAGGTTTTGAGTCCCGACCAGATGTTGGCTGAATATAAGGCTCAACAAAACACCGAGCGCGGCTTTCGCTTTCTCAAAGACCCTTTCTTTTTTGCCTCTGCTCTTTTTCTCAAGAATCCTCAACGCATTATGGCTTTGATGATGATTATGGTTGTCTCTTTATTGGTTTATACTTTGGCACAACGTCGCCTACGACAGGCTTTGGCTCTTGCCCATCAGACTATTCCTAATCAAAAGGGTAAACCGACCGCCATTCCCACTCTGCTTTGGGTCTTTCAGTCTTTTCTGTTTATCCGTTGGTTAGAGATTGACGGCATTCAAACTATCGTTAATTTGACCTCCAAACACAAACATATTCTTTCCTTTCTTGGCTCTTCATGTCAAAACTACTACTTTGTCTCTTGA
- a CDS encoding IS1 family transposase, which produces MEAELDEMWGFVKSKKEQRWLWHAIDHKTGEILAYVLSGHKDEAFLRLKELLEPFGITQYYTDGRGAYERHIEPALHEVGKYNTQKIERKHLTLRTRIKRLARKTICFSKSIVMHDIVLGLFINRFEFGCLI; this is translated from the coding sequence GTGGAAGCAGAACTCGACGAAATGTGGGGTTTTGTGAAGAGCAAAAAAGAGCAAAGATGGTTATGGCACGCTATTGATCATAAGACAGGTGAGATATTAGCTTATGTTTTGTCTGGTCACAAAGACGAAGCATTTCTAAGGCTAAAAGAGTTGTTAGAACCTTTTGGTATTACTCAATATTATACAGATGGACGGGGGGCTTACGAACGACATATTGAGCCAGCATTGCATGAGGTGGGTAAGTATAATACTCAAAAAATCGAACGAAAGCACTTGACATTGAGAACTCGAATAAAGAGATTAGCGAGAAAAACGATTTGTTTCTCTAAATCTATTGTGATGCACGATATTGTCCTTGGATTATTTATCAATCGCTTTGAATTTGGATGTCTTATTTAG
- a CDS encoding IS4 family transposase, translating into MARQHPRRKGNPDLRRKTNQPGVEIPEITKELFELLEPTMFTPLKYLQGTHEKMMRDRVLNLPVMVALVLSIVYRQIAGISEAVRLLEEEGLLWVASLKVSKQAVSKRMMNVPAEIFAILLKGVLEKAAEKGKKLQVEEKWEKIREKFSAVWIADGSTLEQIRKNMKISKEEKSKLGGKIMMVVEAFTQRPVTLWYTENDKSNDKIWCEELAAKLPENGLILVDMGFFSFVWFDLLTEAKKFFLTRFRAGTSYKTKQVLSQGSHYRDEIIIMGNYRSNPCKHPVRLVSVLWGTIWYQYLTNVLSPEQLSAEEVCDLYRRRWTIEEAFLLTKRLLGLAYLWVGNKNGVQIQIICTLIFYTVLNQLVGEVAIALNQPKEKISVEMVFRSLYYVGLAEKVKKRKKCGLGKYGLKKHR; encoded by the coding sequence ATGGCAAGACAACATCCTCGGAGAAAAGGAAACCCAGACTTACGTCGTAAGACAAATCAGCCAGGGGTAGAAATCCCTGAAATAACAAAAGAGTTGTTTGAATTACTAGAACCCACAATGTTTACACCATTAAAATATTTACAGGGAACTCATGAGAAAATGATGAGAGATAGGGTGCTAAATTTACCAGTAATGGTGGCATTAGTGTTAAGTATAGTGTATCGTCAAATAGCGGGTATAAGTGAAGCGGTAAGACTGTTAGAGGAAGAGGGATTGCTATGGGTAGCATCATTAAAAGTAAGCAAACAGGCAGTATCAAAAAGAATGATGAATGTGCCAGCCGAAATATTTGCAATATTACTAAAAGGAGTGTTAGAAAAAGCAGCCGAAAAAGGGAAGAAGCTCCAAGTAGAAGAAAAATGGGAAAAAATAAGAGAAAAGTTTAGTGCAGTGTGGATAGCAGATGGCTCAACGCTAGAGCAGATAAGGAAAAATATGAAAATAAGTAAAGAAGAAAAGAGTAAATTGGGGGGTAAAATAATGATGGTAGTGGAAGCCTTTACCCAAAGACCCGTTACTTTATGGTACACAGAAAATGATAAATCAAATGATAAAATATGGTGTGAAGAATTGGCAGCTAAATTACCAGAAAATGGTTTAATTCTCGTAGATATGGGATTTTTTAGCTTTGTGTGGTTTGATTTGTTAACAGAAGCTAAAAAGTTTTTTCTAACCAGATTTAGAGCGGGTACATCTTACAAAACCAAACAAGTATTGTCTCAAGGTAGTCATTACAGAGATGAGATTATCATTATGGGAAATTACCGTTCTAATCCTTGCAAGCATCCGGTGAGATTAGTCTCAGTATTATGGGGAACAATCTGGTATCAGTATTTAACAAATGTGTTGTCTCCCGAACAACTGTCCGCCGAAGAGGTCTGTGATTTATATCGAAGACGATGGACAATCGAAGAAGCCTTTTTATTAACGAAAAGACTTTTAGGACTAGCCTATTTATGGGTAGGGAATAAGAATGGTGTCCAAATCCAGATTATTTGCACTTTGATTTTCTATACGGTCTTAAATCAATTGGTAGGGGAAGTGGCGATTGCTCTAAATCAACCGAAAGAAAAAATCTCAGTAGAGATGGTGTTTCGGAGTCTATACTATGTAGGGCTTGCTGAAAAAGTCAAAAAACGAAAGAAATGTGGGTTAGGGAAGTATGGACTGAAAAAGCATAGATAA